A stretch of DNA from Cannabis sativa cultivar Pink pepper isolate KNU-18-1 chromosome X, ASM2916894v1, whole genome shotgun sequence:
AATAGGTTGTTGAATAGGAGGTTGTAATTAACATTTATCATAATACATTCCCCTTGTATACAAATAATAACCACTTTTCTCTCATCTTCTTCACACTCCTTAACTTAGCAGAGAAAGTTCATATTGTGCTTTAAAAGGTAATGGTTTATTTCTTTTaaagactttttttttatatatatattttggaggTAATCTGCTTTGGTGAACATTTGTCTTAGTTTAGAGTATTGTTAAAGTTCaaaccttttttgtattttcttttttcctgCACTATTTGAAAAAAGTTTTGGGAAAGTAGAGAGTGAAATGAATCATTTTTCTAGTGGCACATGAAGAGTGTCTATGTAGGATTgtaaaaaaagagagaggaagttAGGATCAAGATTATTGTGGGTTGTTTAGAAGATTTGGGGAGGtggttttctttatttatttttaaaaaaatggatTGTATAATTTTTGGTggtgagagaaaaatagagaatgaaaaaaaaatatatatattttcattgttGTGGATTTGTTAGTCATTTTTGTGctttatgaaaaaatataatttttttttattatttttttatgaagaacacttagagtATCCTCATTAGCAACTTTCAAAATAGTTAAtatgtaaaaaagaaaagaaaaaaaaaaagctaaaagGTTCAAAATAGCACTCATCATCTCCTTCATAACCTTCTTCATTTTAAAGATGCTTCAAACCCTTCTCTACATGCAGAGAAAGGATGAACTTCttcaaacatattttattattttctctctctttttttaataaaataattaaatttaattcatttttttttttcttttgcttctttattattatttaaaataataaaaaaaagtttaaaatattatatttaaatgatagaaaaagaaataaagaattTGATGTATGGTGTGAtgttaagaaaaaaatagagaatGAGGTTTTAAAGAAGTTGATGAGAGTGAATattctttttttactttttttttcctaatcAAAATCCATTTCTCATATAATTTGGAAAGTTAGGAAGGAGATACATACCAACTATAAGATATGATAATGATAACCTTTATTTGTTTGTGTATATCCTTTGATTAAATCCACTCACATTAGAATTAGGATTACCCGTTAATGATTGATCCACTTTGATGAATTCGCCCTCTGAAACAAGAAATTCGGGGCCTTAAAACAACCTGCTTTCTAGATGATccttatagaaaaaaaaaaaaaaagatttactTCATTCTCAATTTCTATTTTACAGAATTCTTAgaaaacacatttttttttctatcgaGCTAAAAAATTTCATTCTTTTAATATCTCAATGAAAATCATATAGACAATTCCTATTTATTGTAGCTATTTGTGCAAGTATTTTACAATTAAGAAACAACTGCTTTTTGTAAGATTGTGTATGAAAATCTACTTTCCTGTAGTATACCTTATAGTCTCGTATTACTGCATTTAGTTGAGTGATCCACAAACGCCGAAAATATCTCTTTTACTTGCCACTACGCATAATTTGGTGCCTTTTCTAGGTTTAGACTTACTATATCCATTGTCTTCTACTTAGTTTATCTTGCATTTAAAATGTGTTGAATGGCACAACAAGAGTTGTTCAAGCTAACCTATACCTATCTAGATTTCTCATACTTGTAGGAATATTTTCTGTGCCTCTTTCAAATGGAGAAGTTAGCACAATATTTAAGATCCTTTGAGCTGCAGCGGGGTATTATCGGAAACACAGTTGACGAGTTACAATATCAACTTATTTCAGCATTGAATAAATTGAGGAATGACTTTGATACAAATCAAAGTTTGCTACACTCCATCTTTAATGAGATTGTGCAACGTGAGAAAGAATTGGTCATCAAAGAGAAGCATATGAAAGATGGAGTACTCCATTTTAACACTGAGTATGCAAGAATTACTGAGTTGAAAGAAAGCCAATTGGATAAGGTGCAAAGATGTTATGAAAACTGCTTGAAggaattaaatttgaaaaaagagGAGTTTGAAGTTGTTGCAAGTAAAACCAAACAAGAAGAGGAAAGACTCGAGGCGATTCGAAAGTCTGTAAAGGAATGCTCTTGTCAACTTGAATTGGAAAAGAAAGAAGTTGAGTATGTTAAAGTATGCAAAGAGAGCAATATTGCCTCAATCAAGAAATCAAAGGTGGATATGGAAAGTTTTgtgaaattgaaggaagaagaaatgtGGTCTAAATTGGAAGAGCTTGAATTGTTGGAGATACATGTCAAAGATATCTTTAAAGAGGCAGAGTTGAAAGTGAAGAGTGTATCTTctgcccaaaaatatttacaagaacAAATGAGTAAACACCAACAAAAAGAGTTGGAATTTGACAAAAAAGTTGATGAATTTAAACAAAATCTGCAACAGTTGgagttagaaaaatcagcatgGTTGGCTGAGAAAGACAAACACAAAAACAATATGTTTGTAAGGATTGAAGAACAAGGTAAATTGTGTGTTGTTTGTACTAGTTATTGAGTATTTGCTGCCTAACTTAATGAAGAGTCTAATTATCATTGTTTGTTGGTCTCTTCAGATGTGGAAGTAACTATTCAAAACCTCATTGAAATAGAGGAGGTTATTCATGCTGTTACTCTCATTTGTGAACTCAAATTAACTCACAAGTTTTCGCCCATGCCACTACTGCTTGATTACATCAACCATGCTGAGAATCAAACCTCCATTGTTTGTGGAGGAGAGAGATCAAACAAAGACAAGGTATATATGATGAAACTTAGTCTGTTACAAATATAGTTTCTTATTATATATCCATTCTTTTTCTTTGTATGTATGACAGATTAAAGCCACTAAGAAAGAAATAGCTCTATTGAAAGTAGTGAAGAAGTGTGTTCAAAATTGCAATCTCCAATCAGTTTTCCCAAGACTCGAATTCTACCAACTGGGTGAGCGCCTTATCCGTTTGGAAGGGAAGCTTAAACTATATAACCATGATGAACCCTCCAGAAAAAGAAAAGGCCACCATTCAAACGTTAGCCAACGGATTAAAATCAAGTATCCTCAGAAATATTGATATAGCTAGGTTGTGCTGAGTGACATTGCTTAATGCTTTTATTAGAAAAACAGAACACAAATGACATTGGGTGTTCTATAATGCTTCATCAAACCATGTTTGTTTTGCTTAATCACATGGTTTAATTACTATAGTGCTAATTAATATGAATGTAATTAATTATCCATGAACATGATGATGACTATagttctatttatttttcttattattagaCTGAAGTATGGTAATATTGAAACAAGGCAATGGAGCAGcctaaaaaaaatcctaaaacaGATGAGAAATAAAATCTAATGCATCAAAGTAAACACACCAAATTTTACTTGGTTCATTAGACAAAAGACAATGTGTCTTTGCTACCTAATCCAAGGTGATACAACAGCCTTTAATGGCTGAGAATCTTTATTCCAAAACCAGGTGACACAACAACTCAAAATGAGAGATTCAAgatcaaagaaaaataaaacagaaTTAAAGAAAGGACATTAGTCCACCTCAACAATATGAAAAtccaaaagaatttttttttttttttaaattggtaTTTTGTTGGAACACAAAATTTGGTATTATTCCACCTCAGCAATATCAgcctatttttgtaaatatattgATAAAAGTTGTATGGTATtgtaattttacttaaaaaaaaattttgcaTGGTTCTAATGAAAttgatattaataaacaaattggGATCTTCAATTTCTATATTGGAGATTCCAATGTCAGTTTCCCTCTTCTTCCTCGTTTGACTTTAACTCTCATCTCATGGTAGTTACAGTTGCAGAGCCAGAAAAATGAGAGCTTTCACCACTACAACTACAATTACAAGAGAAGGACTCCTCttccttctctttcttcttgtaACCAATCTTTCTCTCTCCGAATGTTCACCCCATTGCAAAGCCTGGCTCGTCCAGTCAATCCCAACCGATATGCCACACCTCCATCGTGTACCTGGAGTCCTCTCTACTGGTAAAGATCCTATTTTTCCTTGTTTGTTTCCCGAGAAACTtaataagaaattaaaaagttcattgctttaatatttatatatatatatggtctgGTTTATGGATGGATTAGGAGACGTATTCCAATGGCTTGCTGGGAATTCAACTCATCGATTGGACATAATCGCACAGTATTGGCAGCTGATTGCTTCTCCTAAAAATCCTAAGTCAGGGGATTATGGATACTCCAAAAAGGATTTACAGAGATTTGGTGCTAAGCAAGGTGCTGATGTTTATAAAGCTTTAGATAAAGCTGCTAATAGAAATGTTAGTATCAGGTATGTGATGTGAATGTGagtgtaattaattattgattaattaattaattaagtaattaataattaatgttaatttgatattttattaggTTACTATCTCACTCGGGAGTATATCCTGAGTTTACCAAAGAACCAACGGAGCTTGCTTCAGGAAGACCAAACGTAAAGACTGTAACTTTATTACTTGATCAATGGTGGGGTTCAGGTATAGTTCATGCTAAAGTATGGATTTCAGATCGTCGAGATGTTTATATTGGATCTGCAAATAATGACTGGAAATCTTTAACTCAGGTATACAAAACTTGCTTAATTTGTCATAACCCGTCATTTAATGAATAGGTTATTATTGATTTTGCACCTTTCAATTAAGATCACTTGGTTTGAAAATAACCATTTTATTTTGTCTTGAATGAAAAGGAGTATTTTTGAATTGGGTGGCTCCCTGAATTCAAATAACGTGTGTCTGTGGATTTTGTATTACTACAGTTGATACAATAATTTAGCAAGATAGATAGGGACTCATTATTTGCACTCTTTCAAGTTCAAATTGATTATTACATGTGTTTTTCTTCTAACATGGCTCGAGTAGTTCTATAAGTTTATttggtccaaaaaaaaaaagcttcttATGCAAGCTTCCTTTATAGCAGAATGTCCATTTGTTGTCTTTAAAGAAAAGGCGAATTGGGTTTTTCTTTtctcccccgaactttgacatgtaccaaattgtgCCTCTCgaaactattgaaattgttcgATTCAAGGATTTTAGTACAATTACGTTCAATTTTACTAACGTGACGCTTGTCTATGTACCCAATCGTGTCCCTCGAAAATTCTGTCTACGTCAGGCACCCATTAGTAAAATCGAACGGATGTGCTtgaatttaacaatctcaataattttggAGAGAGTATTTAACAACTTTAAAAATTCGGAGAAGAAAAACGCTAATTAGCCTAAAGAAAACGAGTATTGTGGAATTGAGCTGTCAGCGAATTCGAATGACTTTAATCTGTAGTTTCTGTACTAACAATTGATAGATTCTCATTCCAAGTTGAGACTTCATGACAAAATGAAGGTCAGTCCTTTTTGTGTAAAAAGTTTAATATTAGCCTGCACTGTTTCTCTAATTTGACCTTTTGTTATAATTGATACTGAATTTATAGGAAACTTCGTCTAACTGTTTGTCTAGATGTTGGATTTTAGCTAAACCATGTTGAACATCAATAATAGGTGAAAGAAGTTGGAATTTATCTTGTTGGCTGTTCAAGAATAGCCAAAAAGGTAGAAGCCTATTTTAACAACCTATGGACACTTTCAGCTCTCAATTCTTCACATCTTACCAGAACCATATCGGATCAACAGTGGCAGATTAACCGAAAAGTGCCTTGTTGGTCACATTTCATCGAAACAGACAGCAGGTGTAGGTGGGTGTGTATTAActgttttgaaaatttaaatggaAAATTAGTAACCCCTTATGATTGTCAAAAGCTTAGTAATGTTTTGGATTGAATTTGTTGTGTTGTGTGGCAGGGAACCTTTTCCACCAGTTGTGAAAATTCCTCATGTAGTGGGATATCCCATCATATCAGATCCTGTCTTGTTTAAATTACCAATTCAAACTCCTGGAAATAACTATTCAACTTCTGAGCTTCAGTCCAGCTATCTCTCTTTCTCCCCTCCAGAGGTAATAAAGCAAATATCtaaatattatttgatatacataaagttaaatattttcatgttGTACTTTTCATTAAGATTGGAAAatttatcctttttttttctttttttgaataaataagaTTTCTTTTTCTCTGAACTATGACCCTGGTAAAGTTTTGACCCTTAAATTGTTGCAAATATCTCCCTTCAGATTCATTCTGCTCATtttttaaaacgatttgtttatGTGGTCGTTGCAGTACGAGAGTCTATTTAACAACTTTAAACTACCTGAAATTCAGTTTATTGATAGTTAAGCATGCAAACATTAgctctaaaaatatatatacatattccaATAAGTTATTATTATACTGCTATTTATGCATTTAGTATTTATCTGCACTCTCAGATTAACAACACATTAGTGCTACTTCACAAAATTAGCAGAATTTAATAAGAGGAGATATTTGCAACGATTTTGATAATGAAAGAATTTTTACAACAGAAAAATAAGTTGggaaaaaattctatttttttccaTGTAGAAacaaaacttataatttatgcttgaaaaataaaacactagTCTTACAAGTCAATTAACAAAATGAGTAACTTCCAAAATTCTGAAAAGTTCCAAGTAAATATTCAACTGTATTTGGagtgtttttaattttatactattttcgaaTAGCAGGTATCATTTGGCAGGTACCAGGCTGATGAGCAGGCATGGTTAGAAACTATCAAATCTGTTAGTAACAGAGCCACTTTGAGGATAAGTACCATGGATTGGCTTGGCCAATCTCAATATACAAAGCAAACAGTTTACTGGTCATCTCTTTCCTCTGCAGTATCTGAGGTAAAATTCCACTAGTGTATATTCTGTCTACTCCTCTCATGATCTCACCatagttttgttttgtttatatCTATAATGGTTGACAGGTTGTGTTCTCAAAGCAAGCAAAAGTGAAGATATTGGTGGCATACTGGGATCATTTCATCAACAACACAGACCAATATCTCAAGTCACTCCTCTACTCCAATGTACTATGTTCTTcatcaaaatacaataaatgtcATGGGAAAGTTGAGATCAAATACTACATGGTTCCTGGTTTCAACTTGACAGGACCAGCCATTAGTCATGGGAAAAAGACTGGAAATGTTTACCCTGGTTATACCAGGGTGAACCATGGAAAGTATGCTGTAAGTGATGTACGAGCTCATATCGGAACAAGCAATCTAGTGTGGGATTATTTTTACACAACTGCAGGAGTGAGCTTTGGCACTAATAACACTGCCCTTGTTTCTCAATTACAACatatctttgatgctgattggAATTCCCCATATGCAATTCCTATTGAAGAGTTGGAAGATGGTCTTTCATGTTCAAGTTAATGTCTTACTATCCCAGCTTTCTTTTTCAGCACTTCACCTCTGCTTGGCCCACTTCTAATTATGTACAATTATTAGTTCAAGGAA
This window harbors:
- the LOC115699539 gene encoding uncharacterized protein LOC115699539, which encodes MRAFTTTTTITREGLLFLLFLLVTNLSLSECSPHCKAWLVQSIPTDMPHLHRVPGVLSTGDVFQWLAGNSTHRLDIIAQYWQLIASPKNPKSGDYGYSKKDLQRFGAKQGADVYKALDKAANRNVSIRLLSHSGVYPEFTKEPTELASGRPNVKTVTLLLDQWWGSGIVHAKVWISDRRDVYIGSANNDWKSLTQVKEVGIYLVGCSRIAKKVEAYFNNLWTLSALNSSHLTRTISDQQWQINRKVPCWSHFIETDSRCREPFPPVVKIPHVVGYPIISDPVLFKLPIQTPGNNYSTSELQSSYLSFSPPEVSFGRYQADEQAWLETIKSVSNRATLRISTMDWLGQSQYTKQTVYWSSLSSAVSEVVFSKQAKVKILVAYWDHFINNTDQYLKSLLYSNVLCSSSKYNKCHGKVEIKYYMVPGFNLTGPAISHGKKTGNVYPGYTRVNHGKYAVSDVRAHIGTSNLVWDYFYTTAGVSFGTNNTALVSQLQHIFDADWNSPYAIPIEELEDGLSCSS
- the LOC133032391 gene encoding uncharacterized protein LOC133032391 translates to MEKLAQYLRSFELQRGIIGNTVDELQYQLISALNKLRNDFDTNQSLLHSIFNEIVQREKELVIKEKHMKDGVLHFNTEYARITELKESQLDKVQRCYENCLKELNLKKEEFEVVASKTKQEEERLEAIRKSVKECSCQLELEKKEVEYVKVCKESNIASIKKSKVDMESFVKLKEEEMWSKLEELELLEIHVKDIFKEAELKVKSVSSAQKYLQEQMSKHQQKELEFDKKVDEFKQNLQQLELEKSAWLAEKDKHKNNMFVRIEEQDVEVTIQNLIEIEEVIHAVTLICELKLTHKFSPMPLLLDYINHAENQTSIVCGGERSNKDKIKATKKEIALLKVVKKCVQNCNLQSVFPRLEFYQLGERLIRLEGKLKLYNHDEPSRKRKGHHSNVSQRIKIKYPQKY